From Thalassotalea psychrophila:
TAACATTGTGGCAGAGCCACTCATTACTCCTCTAAGAAATACAAGCGTCAACTTCCTGAACTACTACCAAGTTCTATTCTTATGACCTCCTGAATTTATTTCAGGATCTCCTATGCCTTTTTATAAATCCGCACCATGAAATCTACCTGACAGGTAAAGTTTATCGCTTGTCTAAGTGCGGTAACAAGTTGCTCTGATGATTTAAATGCAAAAGGAGTCATTGCCAATAATGTTAACGCTTGTTCCCCACGTTCAAAATTCATTTGATAATTAATATTTTCTTCAGCAACAAGTTCAAAACCATCAAGTTGCTGTTTATCAATATTATGATATTTAGGTGTTTGATAAATCATTTGTTTTAATTCCCACAAATGCTTTTCACCGGGTGTGACCGTAAGTAAGTAACCTTCATTTTTTAGTAAACGACTGAATTCTTCGGTTTTAATTGGCGCATAAATAGAGAATAGCCAATCAAAAAATTCGTCTGCAAACGGTAGTTGCGCAATTGAGCCAACACTAAAATGACACTGTTTATATTTTTTTGCGGCAATTTTAACGGCATTCTTGGCAATATCTACACCGTATACTTGATGTTGTTCAGATTCGTGGGCATTAGTGTAATAGCCTTCACCACACCCCGCGTCTAGAATATTTCCTGCAACAGCATAGCGGTTTTTGAGCTCAACCAAACGATCTTGCAATGGTTGATAAAAACCGGATTCTAAAAAGGATCGACGAGCATTAACCATTTCTTTGTTATCACCAGGATCCTTTGAGTGCTTATGTTGCACAGGCAATAAGTTTACGTAGCCTTCTTTGGCTTGATCAAAACTGTGATTATTAGTACAGCTAAAACTCTTATTATTAAGAGTTAAAGCTTGCTGGCAAATAGGGCAAATGTATTGGCTAGTTTTCATCATCAATTATTTAAATGTTGACCAAATAGGAGCGTGATCAGACGGCTTTTCAATGCCACGCAGTTCATAATCAATATCAGATTCAATACACGTTGCGGCAAGTTCATGAGTGGCCAATACCACATCAATACGCAGACCTCGGTTATCATCAAAGCCACGAGAACGATAGTCAAACCAAGAGTATTTTTCGGTTGTGTCTGGGTGTAGCTCTCTAAAGGTATCTTTAAAGCCCCAGTTTAATAGGGTAGATAACCATTCTCGCTCTTCAGGCTGAAAACTACATTTCCCGGTTTTTAACCAGCGCTTCTGATTTGGTTCACCAATACCAATATCTAAATCAATTGGCGATATATTGATATCTCCCATCACAATAATATTTTCATCGGGAGTGTGGTTATCATTTAAATAACCCATTAAGTCTTTATAAAATTGACGTTTATATGGATATTTAGTTTCATGAGAAATGTTATCACCTTGCGGAAAGTAACCATTTAATACTGTAACTTCTTCACCTTTGTCATTAGTGGTTTTCACCATAATCATACGCTTTTGCATATCTTCATTATCAGTTGGGAAGCCTTTTTGTACTGAAACAGGTTCTTTTTTACAAAGCATGGCTACGCCGTAATGGGCTTTTTGACCGTGAAAATACACGTGGTAGCCCATAGCTTCTACGTCTGCTAAAGGGAAAGCTTCATCATGAACTTTAATTTCTTGTAGACCAATAATATCTGGTTGATGTTTATCGATAATAGCTTGTAATTGATGCAAACGTGCGCGAAGGCCGTTTATGTTAAATGAGATTGTTTTCATTAAATAAGTCTTTAATTTTATTTTAAATAATAACCTATGCTAACAGAATTTAGCCTAGGCTTGTATGTCGTTTAGGGCGAACGATGGATTTTATTTAGGTGGCTCTGAGTTTTCATTAATCTCGATGAAATGCAAAATTGAAATAGCAATGAGCATAAGAAAACCACCAAACATAATAGAATAAACGCTGCCGTATAATGAAATAATACTGCCGATTATTGCCATAAGCACGTTTGATAAACTGAATGTTGTAGTGATCAGTCCCATTAATTTTCCTTGGCTAACATCTGAAAACTGCTCTGAGGCAAAAATAGGTAGCATGGCATTATAAATGGCAATTGCTACACCAATAAATACATAGGCAAACCAACTACTCGTCTCTGTTAAAAGTGCATGGGCAAACATCATCAAGGCAAAGCACAACATTGAAATTTTAGAAGCTTTAACTAAGCCATATTTCGCTTTAACAATAGGCAACAGATAAATGCTACTTATGATCATCGCTGTGGTTAATATAGCCGTTATAAAGCCTATATTCGGCCCCGAAAAATTAAAACTCTCAACTAACCACAATGGGTAAAACTCATAATATGCATTAGTGGCTAGGGTTGAAAATAAGAATACGTAAAATAGACGCCTAATTGGTTTATGCTTTAATAAGGTAAATGAGTTATTTTGATAAAGTACTCGTCGAATCGACAAATGAGCATGTTCCTGACACATTTTACTACGGTTACTCTCTCCTAAATAGAAGTACA
This genomic window contains:
- the rlmA gene encoding 23S rRNA (guanine(745)-N(1))-methyltransferase, whose product is MMKTSQYICPICQQALTLNNKSFSCTNNHSFDQAKEGYVNLLPVQHKHSKDPGDNKEMVNARRSFLESGFYQPLQDRLVELKNRYAVAGNILDAGCGEGYYTNAHESEQHQVYGVDIAKNAVKIAAKKYKQCHFSVGSIAQLPFADEFFDWLFSIYAPIKTEEFSRLLKNEGYLLTVTPGEKHLWELKQMIYQTPKYHNIDKQQLDGFELVAEENINYQMNFERGEQALTLLAMTPFAFKSSEQLVTALRQAINFTCQVDFMVRIYKKA
- the xthA gene encoding exodeoxyribonuclease III, translating into MKTISFNINGLRARLHQLQAIIDKHQPDIIGLQEIKVHDEAFPLADVEAMGYHVYFHGQKAHYGVAMLCKKEPVSVQKGFPTDNEDMQKRMIMVKTTNDKGEEVTVLNGYFPQGDNISHETKYPYKRQFYKDLMGYLNDNHTPDENIIVMGDINISPIDLDIGIGEPNQKRWLKTGKCSFQPEEREWLSTLLNWGFKDTFRELHPDTTEKYSWFDYRSRGFDDNRGLRIDVVLATHELAATCIESDIDYELRGIEKPSDHAPIWSTFK
- a CDS encoding MFS transporter, producing the protein MTEQQAKKSLYTLLLIVLLSCAGIALPYPILAPLFLNEVNSFTNFAGIEPKLLLGFLLAVYPLGLLIGSSFIGAASDIYGRRKVLVITLIFSAVGYLLSVWALLSENYLLFALTRFITGISEGNIAIAKAIAIDLSPPLDKTRNYSLVSATTYAGWLLGPVVGGLLQPHGAYLAFLVAAVAMLFAIVVVYFYLGESNRSKMCQEHAHLSIRRVLYQNNSFTLLKHKPIRRLFYVFLFSTLATNAYYEFYPLWLVESFNFSGPNIGFITAILTTAMIISSIYLLPIVKAKYGLVKASKISMLCFALMMFAHALLTETSSWFAYVFIGVAIAIYNAMLPIFASEQFSDVSQGKLMGLITTTFSLSNVLMAIIGSIISLYGSVYSIMFGGFLMLIAISILHFIEINENSEPPK